One Planctomycetaceae bacterium genomic window, ATCTGCGTTGCCGTCTGCTGTGCCTGGTTCAGTCTTTGGCGTTCGACTGAGACCGCTTCGATCTTCGTGTCCAGATCCCTGTTCGCTGCGAGCGTCGCGGCATGTGCGGTTTCCAGAGCCTGCGCTGCCGCATCGAGTGCTTCCCGGGCGGCGGTCAATTCCTTTGTCTTTGCAGGAAGCTGATCCTGAGCAATCTTCAATTCGCCGTTGGACCGGATTTCGATTTGCTGCTGTTCGAACTGCGTGGCCTGAAGTGCCGCGCGGCGCGATTCGACTTCCGACTGTTTCTGGCGGACGGAATTCAGTTCGTCCGCCGCTGCTGCTGCGATCTTCAGAAGTTCATCCGCTCGCCGGTGATCGGCCAGCTCCGCCGTCAGACGCTCAACGTCCTTCGCCACCGATGCCGCGAGCTGTTCCGCTTCCGCCAGGCCGGCAACTTCCCCTTCGACCCGCTGCTGCGCCGTTTGCAGTTCCTTCTGAAGCTCCGCTGCGCGCTCCTGAGCGACGCTGACGGCGGCCTGCTTCAGTTCCACCTGCTTTCTCGCCGATCGCTGCTTTTCCTGCAGGGATTGAAGCTGCTGTTGCAATGCATCGGCGGCACCCGGTTCGTCGGCCCGGGCGGAAAGTGATGTCACGGAAGCGAAAAACAGGGCGACGATGTTCAGCAATATCTGTCGGCGGGCTTTGCTGGTCACGATTGGCAACTCCAGGGAGGCAGAGTGCGGCGGGAGAATTCGGGATGTGGCGAAAACGCAACATGCCGTCACAACACTAGCATTCAACGGCAGTTTGACGGTGTCAAGCTCACCCAAAACTTCGTAACCGGACGAAACGCTGGTTCTCCCGACTACGCAGACGTCGGAATCGCGGAAGTTCCGCTTTTCGTCAAAACCCGCGCACACAGAAAGCCCGACGCGACCGGGATCGGATCGGGCTTTGAAGACTGGCTGCCGCGCGATAATGCCTGCGCCGGCGGAAGAACTCAGGAACCGGGGACTCGCCTATTTCTTGTGGCGGATCTTGGACCGCATGCGACGTTTCTTGCGGCCAATCTTGCGACGTCCCTTACCTGTTCTCTTCGTTCCCATCTCCGGCGGTTCTCCCCGATCAAAAAATGTCAAGACATGCGAAAATCGTGCGAACGGGCAAGTCTAACGACGCCCGTTCACTTCAGCAACTGCGGCTCAAAGCAGTCCGCCGAACTGCCGTACGGCTTCATACGCCACGGTATTCACAGTGCTGGCAAGATTCAGACTGCGCACCAGATCCGTCGTCGGCAGCTTCAAATTGTTCGATGGTTGTTCGCCCAGAATTGCCGACGGCAGTCCTCGCGATTCGCTGCCAAACAGCAGGATATCACCGCGAGAAAAGTCCGCGTCCCACACAAGCCGCGTCGCGGTTTTCGTCAGATACCAGACCGTGGATTCCGGCAGGCGCTGCTTCACGTCGCTCCAGGAATCCACGACTTCCCAGTCCAGGTGCTGCCAGTAATCCATGCCGGCTCGCTTGAGATACTTATCATCCAGCGAAT contains:
- a CDS encoding tRNA (cytidine(34)-2'-O)-methyltransferase translates to MTSPVLNIVLHQPEIPQNSGNVGRTCVAIGAKLWLIPPLGYSLDDKYLKRAGMDYWQHLDWEVVDSWSDVKQRLPESTVWYLTKTATRLVWDADFSRGDILLFGSESRGLPSAILGEQPSNNLKLPTTDLVRSLNLASTVNTVAYEAVRQFGGLL